The Candidatus Peribacteria bacterium region TGGCCTTCAGACGGGCACGGAGATAGACAGAGTGATCCACACGGCGCTCAAGGCGCAGCATGTCTGTCGGGAAAGAGACACGGTAGACAGAGGATGTTCCCTGCTTGGTAGCCGTTCCAAGGAAGCGGCCGTCGTTGTCATACACCAGGAAAGAATCCACGGATGTCGACGGTGACGCGAGGCTGATGTCCAGAGACTGGACGTTCAGCGGCTCGTTATTGCTGAAGAACTTGGCACTCGCAAGAGCGGGTGTGGTCTGTCCAAGAAGAACGATCTGGGAACGGACAGACGTGTCTGTCAGAGGATCATACGTACCGGAACGGGACGATGACGACATCGATGACGCAGATGACATCCAGGACGATGAACGGGATGAAGATGAGAGAGACGAGCGGGAAGACGAAGACATGCGTGAGGAGGAAGACCTGCTCTGCGCAGCCTTCAGGAGATCGAGATCTCCTTCGCTGTACGCGAGGAAGTTTGCAGCCAGACGGGCCATTTCGCCGCGGGTCAGTTTGTCACCGACTCCAACACCGCTGATGGTGATTCCCTTCTGCTGCGCTTCGTTGATGAACGGAACGTACCAGTTGTCACCGTTCGTTTCGACAGCGGAATAGGCATAGAGTTTCACAAGAACTTTCACCGCCTCTTCATACTGAACAGGACGGTTCGGTTCGAATTTCCAGTTCTCCGGAGCAATAGATGCAATGACGTTCCCGCGCACAATACCCATGGACTTGGCACGGCAGACCGCGGCTTCGTACCAGATACCGCGAGCGACATCCGGGAAACAGTTCATGTATTCGCGGTTGTCGCTGGGAGGCAGCAGACGCATGATAATCTGCACGAACTCCGCACGATTGAGCGTGGAGCTTGCACGGAATGTTCCGGATGGATCACCCTCAAGCACACCGGCCTGCGTCAGCACGCTGATAGCAACGCTCGACGGAAGATCCCAGTTTGCCCGGTCCGTATAGCGTCCGATGTTCGACGTGTCATAGTCACGACGACCCGTTGAACGCATGGAGGAACGGGACGAGGAAGAGAGAGACGACGAACGTGAGGACGAAGACAGGGAAGACGACATCGACGACATCCAGGAAGACATGGATGATGACATCCATGACGATGACTGGGATGAGGGCATCGACGACCAGGAGGACGACGAAAGGGAGGAAATAGAAGAAGATGAAGCGCTCTGTGCCATGGCCGTCACTGCGGGGAACAGCAACAGAGCGGCCGATAATGGAAGTAGTGTTTTACGCATACGAGGGTTAAGACAGTAGTCTGACCGAAAAGTGACAAAAAAGCGCTTGCATCATGAAGGATGTGTTTTATGGGTTTGTACCGGCATTTTAATGGTTCAAGGGTGTACAGACGTGCGAAACAGGCCTCCTCTGGAGCATAAATGCTCTACACTGTGTGTATGGCCACCCTGGCAGACACCATCCGGCTCTTCTGCAAAAAGCAGAAACTCGTCATGAATACCGATCTGGGTCAGCATTTTT contains the following coding sequences:
- a CDS encoding S-layer homology domain-containing protein; this translates as MRSTGRRDYDTSNIGRYTDRANWDLPSSVAISVLTQAGVLEGDPSGTFRASSTLNRAEFVQIIMRLLPPSDNREYMNCFPDVARGIWYEAAVCRAKSMGIVRGNVIASIAPENWKFEPNRPVQYEEAVKVLVKLYAYSAVETNGDNWYVPFINEAQQKGITISGVGVGDKLTRGEMARLAANFLAYSEGDLDLLKAAQSRSSSSRMSSSSRSSLSSSSRSSSWMSSASSMSSSSRSGTYDPLTDTSVRSQIVLLGQTTPALASAKFFSNNEPLNVQSLDISLASPSTSVDSFLVYDNDGRFLGTATKQGTSSVYRVSFPTDMLRLERRVDHSVYLRARLKARDSGGVSGEALQIATIQITGTGEWSNDTYNSSSSDSFPAFAVARAVITSVTNAGPATNLITNGNDQLLATFAFNTTATDSQGSVQLQQIRMQVQATGGTTVSNVELRQEGSDTTVPCTIAGNVVTCNSIPTNFGTITGTENFRVYGDVTVPGTANNPSLSLTINEPGTSTVAGDITWTDGTSSFTWIGNSSAPVVRGTQFQ